One Elaeis guineensis isolate ETL-2024a chromosome 10, EG11, whole genome shotgun sequence genomic window carries:
- the LOC140852014 gene encoding uncharacterized protein yields the protein MTHTHQDGTFVRDESRDLYERATSLIAERDDESAAFTQQSRIEVEVFTELMGPERYGRVRGYGVGVTPTQLSEVSRYTQHAAADAQDSRVRRLEAEIQEIRQSRAAEMEEMRQSRAEMQAMRGQIDRLTSLLEMYGSSQAPGTSGTRRDSGTSRGDNDDHPPAD from the exons atgactcatactcatcaggatggtacttttgttcgagatgagtcgagagatttatat gagagggctacatctctcattgcggagcgtgacgacgagtccgcagcatttacgcagcagagccgtatcgaggtcgaggtgttcacagagttgatgggaccagagcgctacggccgagtgaggggttatggagtaggagtcacccccactcagttatctgaggttagtagatatacgcagcatgctgcagcagatgctcaggattcacgcgttcgcagactcgaggcggagatacaggagattagacagagtcgtgccgctgagatggaggagatgcgacagagccgtgccgagatgcaggccatgaggggacagattgatcgccttacatctttattagagatgtatggttcatctcag gctcctggcacatcaggcacccgtcgagatagcggcacgtcacgtggagacaacgacgaccatccgcctgcagattga